The following are encoded together in the Blattabacterium cuenoti BPAA genome:
- the aroC gene encoding chorismate synthase: MAGNIFGNLFRVSTFGESHGIALGGIIDGCPAGIELNFKEIQYELNRRKPGQSSIVTQRNEPDEVNFLSGIFDNKTTGTPIGFIIFNQDHKSYDYHHIREVYRPSHSDFTYEKKYGIRDYRGGGRSSARETTCRVVAGAIAKQLIKEITITSYVSSVGDISINKSYQELDLSRESIEKNPIRCPDPDVAEKMISKIQEIKNQGDTIGGIITCVIKNIPIGIGEPVFEKLHAELGKAMLSINAVKGFEYGSGFDGTKITGSQHNDLFQQDGTTKTNLSGGIQGGISNGMDIYFRIAFKPIATIMKEQKTIDKHGNFVLMKGKGRHDPCVLPRAIPIVESMTALVLADYWMYTKLSKLSSIKKN; this comes from the coding sequence ATGGCAGGAAATATTTTTGGAAATTTGTTCAGAGTTAGTACTTTTGGAGAAAGTCATGGAATAGCATTAGGTGGAATTATTGATGGATGTCCAGCAGGAATAGAATTAAATTTTAAAGAAATTCAATATGAATTAAATAGAAGAAAACCTGGACAATCATCTATAGTCACTCAAAGAAATGAACCCGATGAAGTAAATTTTTTATCTGGAATTTTTGATAATAAAACTACAGGAACACCCATTGGGTTTATCATTTTTAACCAAGATCATAAATCATATGATTACCATCATATTCGAGAAGTTTATCGTCCGTCACATTCGGATTTTACATATGAAAAAAAATATGGAATAAGAGATTACAGAGGAGGAGGACGTTCTTCTGCAAGAGAGACAACATGTAGAGTTGTAGCTGGTGCTATTGCTAAACAATTAATTAAAGAGATTACAATTACATCTTATGTTTCTTCTGTAGGTGATATATCTATCAATAAATCTTATCAAGAGCTAGATTTGTCTAGAGAATCAATAGAAAAAAATCCTATAAGATGTCCAGATCCAGATGTTGCGGAAAAAATGATATCCAAAATTCAAGAAATAAAAAATCAAGGAGATACTATAGGGGGCATTATTACTTGTGTGATTAAAAACATTCCAATAGGAATTGGAGAACCTGTTTTTGAAAAATTACATGCTGAACTAGGAAAAGCGATGCTATCAATTAATGCTGTAAAAGGATTTGAATATGGAAGTGGATTTGATGGAACTAAAATAACTGGTTCTCAACATAATGATTTATTTCAACAAGATGGAACAACCAAAACAAATTTATCCGGAGGAATACAAGGAGGAATTTCAAATGGAATGGATATTTATTTTAGAATTGCCTTTAAACCTATAGCTACGATAATGAAAGAACAAAAAACTATAGATAAACATGGTAATTTTGTCCTTATGAAAGGAAAAGGAAGACATGATCCTTGTGTTTTACCTCGTGCTATTCCTATTGTTGAATCTATGACCGCTTTAGTTTTAGCAGATTATTGGATGTATACTAAATTATCTAAATTATCTTCAATAAAAAAAAATTGA
- a CDS encoding bifunctional folylpolyglutamate synthase/dihydrofolate synthase has protein sequence MNYTETVQWIFKRLPIYQNTGLKSYKPGLKRIQNFCSHLGDPQNYFQSIHVGGTNGKGSTVHMLSSILQEEKYKIGIFTSPHLIDFRERITCNGVLIEEDYLVNFVNENKKFIEKEKVSFFEMNTALAFQYFKEKKVDLAIIEVGMGGRLDSTNLIIPKISIITNISLDHTETLGKNQLKIALEKAGIIKKNVSVIIGRKISKEVRSLFLQEAFKKNAPIYFSVKTKEDSQYKMPFKADYQNFNRSVVLKTISILNYRKNIIVSNQSIQKGLENVIKNTNFKGRWHILQEKNPKIICDIAHNEEGIYMISNQLKKESYEKLHLILGFVKEKKVDQLLKYFPVESFYYFCQPSIDRKYSIHDLSILVSKIFKNHERINFFPSVKKAFLCAKNQANKNDLILISGSTFVVSEILLYYKNFFLHLNK, from the coding sequence TTGAATTATACAGAAACAGTTCAATGGATTTTTAAACGTCTTCCAATCTATCAGAATACAGGATTAAAATCATATAAACCTGGTTTAAAAAGAATACAAAATTTTTGTTCTCATTTAGGAGATCCCCAAAATTACTTTCAAAGTATACATGTGGGAGGAACAAATGGGAAAGGATCTACAGTACATATGTTATCTTCTATTTTACAAGAAGAAAAATATAAAATAGGAATATTTACTTCTCCTCATTTAATAGATTTTAGAGAAAGAATAACCTGTAACGGTGTATTAATAGAAGAAGATTATCTTGTAAATTTTGTAAATGAAAATAAGAAATTTATAGAAAAAGAAAAAGTTTCATTTTTTGAAATGAACACAGCTTTAGCTTTTCAATATTTTAAAGAAAAAAAAGTAGATCTAGCAATTATTGAAGTAGGGATGGGAGGAAGATTAGATTCTACTAATTTGATAATTCCAAAAATATCTATAATTACAAATATTAGTCTAGATCATACAGAGACTCTTGGAAAGAATCAATTAAAAATTGCTTTGGAAAAAGCTGGAATTATAAAAAAAAACGTATCAGTAATAATAGGAAGAAAAATCTCGAAAGAGGTTCGATCTCTTTTTCTTCAAGAAGCTTTCAAAAAAAATGCCCCAATTTATTTTTCCGTAAAAACTAAAGAAGATTCTCAATATAAAATGCCTTTTAAAGCAGATTATCAAAATTTTAATCGAAGTGTTGTATTAAAAACTATAAGTATTTTAAATTACAGAAAAAATATCATAGTATCTAATCAATCAATACAAAAAGGATTAGAAAATGTAATAAAAAATACTAATTTCAAAGGTAGATGGCATATTTTACAAGAAAAAAATCCAAAAATAATTTGTGATATAGCTCATAATGAAGAAGGTATATATATGATTAGTAATCAATTAAAAAAAGAATCATATGAAAAATTACATTTAATTTTGGGTTTTGTAAAAGAAAAAAAAGTAGATCAATTGTTAAAGTATTTTCCTGTTGAATCTTTTTATTATTTTTGCCAACCTTCTATAGATAGAAAATATTCTATACATGATTTGTCAATATTAGTTAGTAAAATATTTAAAAATCATGAAAGAATAAATTTTTTTCCTTCTGTAAAGAAGGCTTTTTTATGTGCTAAAAATCAAGCTAATAAAAATGATTTGATTTTAATAAGTGGAAGTACGTTTGTTGTATCTGAAATCTTGTTATATTATAAAAATTTTTTCTTACATTTGAATAAATAG